The proteins below are encoded in one region of Scyliorhinus torazame isolate Kashiwa2021f chromosome 16, sScyTor2.1, whole genome shotgun sequence:
- the dffa gene encoding DNA fragmentation factor subunit alpha isoform X1, giving the protein MDSQSSTAGPQSRPSLCKICGSDRLKTFGVTATSLEDLTAKGRKKLGLDKVGAQQGYTVVLESDGTIVEDEDYFILLPDNTIFMILDSSQKWTPVDEEIEMDDDVDGVGPVDSGNQPESSNDWKVLARQLKQSFACIITMSESDLQALIDVRSTELAKELGETPKRAEAMQDSLQLAIDNREEQREAKELLKLYKNTPLNGDSEPAKESDQVDCLDPISSEPSSLNKRIINVLNQKSSPEFSLSNVELQKVFNENEKDLQSALKISMEKVKGLQRDCREEFQKRMSKVTCLEQLSKRSRNKRKL; this is encoded by the exons ATGGATAGTCAGTCCAGCACAGCGGGCCCACAAAGCAGACCATCTCTGTGCAAGATCTGTGGCTCTGACCGCCTGAAGACGTTTGGTGTCACTGCAACATCTTTGGAAGATCTGACAGCCAAAG GGAGAAAAAAACTAGGTCTGGACAAAGTTGGTGCACAGCAAGGTTATACAGTTGTGCTTGAAAGTGATGGAACAATTGTTGAGGATGAAGACTATTTCATACTCCTGCCAGACAACACAATATTCATGATCCTTGACTCCAGTCAAAAGTGGACTCCTGTTGATGAAG AAATCGAGATGGATGATGATGTCGATGGTGTTGGACCTGTAGACAGTGGGAATCAACCTGAGTCGTCTAATGATTGGAAAGTTCTCGCCAGACAACTTAAACAAAGCTTTGCCTGCATTATTACAATGTCTGAATCGGACCTGCAG GCACTGATAGATGTACGATCTACTGAGCtggcaaaggaactgggagaaACTCCAAAAAGAGCTGAAGCAATGCAGGACTCCCTTCAGCTTGCAATTGATAACCGAGAGGAACAACGGGAAGCAAAGGAACTATTAAAACTGTACAAGAACACTCCTCTAAATGGTG ATTCAGAACCGGCTAAAGAATCTGATCAAGTGGATTGTTTGGATCCGATAAGCAGTGAACCCTCTTCGCTGAACAAACGCATAATTAATGTTCTCAATCAGAAATCCAGCCCGGAGTTCAGCTTGTCGAATGTGGAGCTGCAG AAAGTTTTCAACGAGAATGAGAAGGATTTGCAATCCGCTTTAAAGATTTCCATGGAGAAGGTAAAGGGTTTGCAACGAGACTGTAGGGAGGAATTTCAGAAGCGCATGTCCAAAGTGACGTGCCTGGAACAATTGAGCAAACGTTCAAGAAACAAAAGAAAACTGTAA
- the dffa gene encoding DNA fragmentation factor subunit alpha isoform X2: MDSQSSTAGPQSRPSLCKICGSDRLKTFGVTATSLEDLTAKGRKKLGLDKVGAQQGYTVVLESDGTIVEDEDYFILLPDNTIFMILDSSQKWTPVDEEIEMDDDVDGVGPVDSGNQPESSNDWKVLARQLKQSFACIITMSESDLQALIDVRSTELAKELGETPKRAEAMQDSLQLAIDNREEQREAKELLKLYKNTPLNGDSEPAKESDQVDCLDPISSEPSSLNKRIINVLNQKSSPEFSLSNVELQFSTRMRRICNPL; encoded by the exons ATGGATAGTCAGTCCAGCACAGCGGGCCCACAAAGCAGACCATCTCTGTGCAAGATCTGTGGCTCTGACCGCCTGAAGACGTTTGGTGTCACTGCAACATCTTTGGAAGATCTGACAGCCAAAG GGAGAAAAAAACTAGGTCTGGACAAAGTTGGTGCACAGCAAGGTTATACAGTTGTGCTTGAAAGTGATGGAACAATTGTTGAGGATGAAGACTATTTCATACTCCTGCCAGACAACACAATATTCATGATCCTTGACTCCAGTCAAAAGTGGACTCCTGTTGATGAAG AAATCGAGATGGATGATGATGTCGATGGTGTTGGACCTGTAGACAGTGGGAATCAACCTGAGTCGTCTAATGATTGGAAAGTTCTCGCCAGACAACTTAAACAAAGCTTTGCCTGCATTATTACAATGTCTGAATCGGACCTGCAG GCACTGATAGATGTACGATCTACTGAGCtggcaaaggaactgggagaaACTCCAAAAAGAGCTGAAGCAATGCAGGACTCCCTTCAGCTTGCAATTGATAACCGAGAGGAACAACGGGAAGCAAAGGAACTATTAAAACTGTACAAGAACACTCCTCTAAATGGTG ATTCAGAACCGGCTAAAGAATCTGATCAAGTGGATTGTTTGGATCCGATAAGCAGTGAACCCTCTTCGCTGAACAAACGCATAATTAATGTTCTCAATCAGAAATCCAGCCCGGAGTTCAGCTTGTCGAATGTGGAGCTGCAG TTTTCAACGAGAATGAGAAGGATTTGCAATCCGCTTTAA